One stretch of Pomacea canaliculata isolate SZHN2017 linkage group LG11, ASM307304v1, whole genome shotgun sequence DNA includes these proteins:
- the LOC112575609 gene encoding homeobox protein EMX1-like, translating to MNTLMGPHQGLGALPVNPLLYSLQRDIAHHQSAHTLPATRNSGFKDPKYPSGPPPGPLFHPYRKNRKVFSRSQLLQLEQAFEKKHHVVGQERKTLASKLQLTERQVTVWFQNRRTKHKRMNTKDVLSPPKIRCACRKHYIKNSPC from the exons ATGAACACCCTGATGGGACCTCACCAGGGGCTCGGGGCTCTGCCCGTCAACCCCCTCCTGTACAGTCTGCAGCGGGACATCGCACATCACCAGTCCGCACACACTCTGCCTGCGACCCGCAACTCTGGATTCAAGGACCCTAAGTACCCCA GCGGCCCACCCCCAGGCCCTCTTTTCCACCCGTATCGGAAGAACAGAAAAGTGTTCTCCCGCtcgcagctgctgcagctggaACAGGCATTCGAGAAGAAGCACCACGTGGTGGGTCAGGAGCGCAAAACTCTCGCCAGCAAGCTACAGCTGACAGAGAGACag GTCACAGTCTGGTTCCAAAACCGGCGCACGAAGCACAAGCGGATGAATACAAAAGATGTGTTGTCTCCGCCCAAGATCAGATGTGCTTGTAGGAAACATTACATTAAAAACTCCCCTTGTTGA